The Impatiens glandulifera chromosome 3, dImpGla2.1, whole genome shotgun sequence genome contains a region encoding:
- the LOC124930536 gene encoding aspartic proteinase CDR1-like: MANLSFYQYSSLFVYLLLQLFSVSSENASKGFSAKFIHRDSPESPLYNSSVSPKERLNGVIQRSISRLTHFKSTLNIKTMNSVKNPTININSTMLMGAGEYIMEFYIGTPPFKQLAIVDTGSDTTWTQCLPCNICFKQKQPIFNSEKSSTFQPLPCTSSSCNDLQLDKTCYKANTTCGYRVSYGDQSYSTGVLATETYTIGGISFPKLVYGCSHASHGEFQRDSSGIVGLGDGTLSLINQFRKTIQRKFSYCLLSDHKKGKNSKINFGSNAVVSGSKVVSTPIEKRDQDTYYYLTLEGMSVGKSRFPCNATTRYGKDGPIKQAGNIIIDSGTTLTFLPATLCDNIENSMKRAINAHPIQDPEGYFTLCYKKTKKFTAPTITAHFAGGADLKLPWTSTFYIDDDLDMMCLGFTASEDVNIYGNIAQRDYLIGYDLDKQIVSFKPTDCSKE; this comes from the coding sequence ATGGCTAACCTTTCTTTCTACCAATATTCATCCTTATTTGTATATCTCTTGTTACAACTTTTCTCAGTTTCTTCTGAGAACGCATCTAAGGGTTTTAGTGCGAAATTCATTCATAGAGATTCACCCGAATCACCGTTATACAACTCATCTGTTAGCCCGAAGGAACGCTTGAATGGAGTCATTCAACGATCAATATCCCGCTTGACACATTTCAAGTCGACTCTTAACATCAAAACCATGAATAGCGTAAAAAATCCAACCATAAACATAAACTCGACAATGTTAATGGGTGCAGGCGAGTACATCATGGAGTTTTACATTGGCACACCACCTTTCAAGCAATTAGCGATCGTGGACACGGGCAGCGACACCACATGGACTCAATGCCTTCCGTGCAATATCTGCTTCAAGCAGAAACAACCCATATTTAATTCTGAAAAGTCGTCCACCTTTCAACCACTACCATGCACTTCGAGTTCATGCAATGATTTACAACTCGATAAGACGTGTTATAAAGCGAACACAACTTGTGGATACCGAGTATCCTATGGAGACCAATCCTACTCCACGGGAGTACTCGCCACGGAAACTTACACAATCGGGGGAATTTCGTTCCCAAAGTTAGTCTACGGGTGTTCGCACGCTTCCCATGGAGAGTTTCAGCGCGATTCTTCGGGAATTGTGGGCCTAGGAGATGGGACCCTCTCGCTGATTAATCAATTTCGAAAAACCAtccaaagaaaattttcttattGTTTGTTATCCGATCATAAAAAGGGTAAGAATAGCAAGATCAACTTCGGCTCCAATGCGGTTGTGTCGGGTTCGAAAGTGGTTTCAACTCCAATAGAAAAACGTGACCAAGATACCTACTATTACCTCACCTTGGAAGGGATGAGCGTTGGAAAATCAAGATTTCCATGCAATGCAACAACAAGATACGGAAAAGATGGTCCAATTAAGCAAGCTGGTAACATCATAATTGACTCGGGCACGACACTTACGTTTTTGCCCGCGACCTTGTGCGATAACATTGAGAACTCGATGAAACGTGCAATTAATGCACATCCAATTCAGGATCCAGAAGGGTATTTCACACTTTGTtataagaaaacaaagaaatttaCTGCTCCCACAATTACGGCTCATTTTGCTGGTGGGGCGGACTTGAAATTGCCGTGGACAAGCACTTTCTACATTGACGACGATTTGGATATGATGTGCCTAGGGTTTACTGCAAGTGAAGATGTGAACATATATGGGAACATTGCTCAAAGGGATTACTTGATTGGATATGATCTTGATAAACAAATCGTTTCTTTCAAACCAACGGATTGCTCCAAGGAATAG
- the LOC124930537 gene encoding aspartic proteinase CDR1-like — MANISLYHATLVLYILLQLSATSPTNALRGFTTPFIHRDSPASPFYDPSLSQGDRTTGAIRRSISRLSRFKSALNLLNDDVKETEDVNTKIVSGSGEYLMEFYVGTPPFKQLAIADTGSDITWTQCLPCESCFKQNQPIFNSENSSTFRPLTCGSSLCQALEDSSACSGTSGTCKYQLGYGDSSSSLGVLAMETYTIGGTSIPKLVYGCSHNSQGTFRPDASGIVGLGGGSLSLVSQLGKSIAGKFSYCLMSDNKVGVSSNINFGSNAIVSGSDVVTTPMVSKSPSTFYYLTLESISVGGDNNKRIPFKSVNQVEKGNIIIDSGTTLTHLPFNMYQSLADSLKSAINAKPVEDPKLLLNLCYNNEKGFTAPSITAHFAGGADLTLSTSSTFVLNGNLLCLAFRPDDQLAIFGNLSQMNFLIGYDLENRTVSFKPTDCSKQ, encoded by the coding sequence ATGGCTAACATTTCTTTGTACCATGCAACCCTAGTCTTATACATCTTGTTACAACTTTCGGCCACATCACCTACAAACGCATTACGTGGTTTTACCACCCCTTTCATTCATAGAGATTCACCCGCATCGCCATTTTACGACCCCTCCTTAAGTCAAGGCGATCGAACCACTGGAGCCATTCGTCGTTCAATCTCTCGCTTGTCTCGTTTCAAGTCGGCCCTTAACCTCCTAAACGATGATGTCAAGGAAACCGAAGATGTGAACACCAAAATCGTTTCAGGTAGTGGTGAGTATCTCATGGAGTTTTACGTGGGCACCCCGCCCTTCAAGCAACTAGCAATCGCTGACACTGGAAGCGACATTACATGGACTCAGTGCCTTCCATGCGAAAGTTGCTTCAAGCAGAATCAACCAATTTTTAATTCGGAGAATTCATCAACTTTTCGTCCATTGACTTGCGGTTCAAGTTTATGTCAAGCCCTAGAAGACTCGAGTGCATGCTCGGGTACAAGTGGAACATGTAAATACCAATTAGGGTATGGCGATAGTTCCTCAAGCCTTGGAGTCTTGGCTATGGAAACTTATACCATTGGGGGAACATCGATCCCAAAATTGGTTTATGGATGCTCACACAACAGCCAAGGCACCTTTAGGCCAGATGCATCCGGAATTGTAGGGCTTGGAGGTGGATCCCTTTCGCTAGTTAGCCAGCTTGGAAAATCGATAGCCGGAAAATTCTCTTATTGTTTGATGTCCGATAATAAAGTTGGCGTGAGTAGCAATATTAATTTTGGCTCAAACGCGATAGTATCTGGTTCGGACGTGGTCACCACTCCAATGGTCTCAAAGAGCCCGTCTACTTTCTATTACCTCACATTGGAATCGATCAGTGTTGGTGGAGACAATAACAAGCGAATTCCATTTAAAAGTGTTAACCAAGTTGAAAAAGGTAATATCATAATTGATTCGGGCACTACTCTAACTCATTTACCATTCAACATGTACCaaagtttggcagattcattGAAAAGTGCGATTAATGCGAAACCGGTAGAGGATCCAAAATTACTTTTGAATCTTTGTTACAATAATGAAAAGGGTTTTACCGCTCCATCTATCACCGCCCATTTTGCTGGTGGTGCCGACTTGACATTGTCGACATCGAGTACTTTCGTTTTGAATGGAAATCTGTTGTGTTTGGCTTTCAGACCCGATGATCAACTGGCTATATTTGGAAACTTGTCACAAATGAATTTCTTGATCGGATATGATCTTGAGAATCGCACTGTCTCCTTCAAGCCTACGGATTGCTCTAAACAGtaa
- the LOC124930535 gene encoding aspartic proteinase CDR1-like: protein MTSLSFYNATLVLYLLLQFSAIFSTNALNGFSTKFIHRDSPESPFHDPSISHSDRMVGAIRRSMSRLSHFKSAHNHTNNSNINTKVFPGNGEYLMEFFIGTPPFKQLAIVDTGSDITWTQCMPCDNCFEQDQPIFNSKKSSTFRPQPCGSSACESLDESHTCSRDTKSCVYNLAYGDSSRSTGVLALETYTMGGVSIPNLAYGCSHNSRGSFQPNTAGIIGLGGGPLSLVTQLDKTIDGKFSYCLVPNSLSNVSSTINFGSNARVFGSGVVSTPLVRRRGDTFYYLTLEAISVGHKKIRLFESGEALNGEKGNMIIDSGTTLTILPSQTLKELEHALKSVIHAVPIEDPEQILSLCYKNNKSFKPPTITAHFAGGADVKLLSSNIFVLSGNAACLAMLPNDEIPILGNLAQMNFLIGYDLKLGTISFKPKDCSKE, encoded by the coding sequence ATGACTAGCCTTTCTTTCTACAATGCAACCTTAGTTTTATATCTCTTGTTACAATTTTCAGCCATCTTTTCTACAAATGCATTGAATGGTTTTAGTACCAAATTCATCCATAGAGATTCACCCGAGTCGCCATTTCACGACCCGTCTATCAGCCACTCAGACCGCATGGTTGGAGCTATCCGTCGATCTATGTCCCGTTTGTCTCATTTTAAGTCGGCCCATAATCATACAAACAATTCAAACATAAACACAAAAGTCTTTCCAGGTAATGGAGAGTACCTCATGGAGTTTTTCATTGGCACACCGCCCTTCAAGCAATTGGCAATCGTTGACACAGGTAGCGATATTACATGGACCCAGTGCATGCCATGCGACAACTGCTTCGAGCAAGATCAACCCATTTTCAATTCGAAGAAATCTTCAACTTTTAGACCACAACCATGTGGTTCTAGTGCATGTGAATCCTTAGATGAATCGCATACATGTTCAAGGGACACAAAAAGTTGCGTATACAATTTAGCCTACGGCGATAGTTCCAGAAGCACCGGAGTCCTAGCCTTGGAAACTTATACCATGGGAGGAGTCTCGATCCCGAATTTGGCCTATGGGTGCTCGCACAATAGCCGAGGCTCATTCCAACCAAACACTGCAGGCATCATCGGGCTTGGAGGTGGACCCCTTTCTCTCGTTACCCAGCTTGATAAAACTATCGATGGAAAGTTCTCATATTGTCTTGTGCCTAACAGTTTGTCTAATGTGAGTAGCACGATCAACTTTGGCTCAAATGCGCGTGTTTTTGGTTCCGGGGTGGTGTCCACACCCTTGGTCAGAAGGAGGGGAGACACTTTCTATTACCTCACATTGGAAGCGATTAGTGTTGGCCACAAAAAGATAAGACTATTTGAATCAGGAGAAGCTCTTAATGGTGAGAAAGGTAATATGATAATTGATTCAGGCACTACATTGACTATCTTACCATCACAAACGTTGAAAGAGCTAGAGCATGCATTGAAAAGTGTGATTCATGCCGTGCCAATTGAGGATCCTGAACAAATTCTTAGTCTTTGCTACAAAAATAACAAGAGCTTCAAACCACCAACTATCACTGCCCATTTTGCTGGTGGCGCTGACGTGAAATTGTTGTCTTCGAATATTTTCGTTTTGAGTGGAAATGCGGCGTGCTTGGCTATGCTCCCAAATGATGAAATACCCATATTGGGGAACTTGGCACAAATGAACTTCTTGATAGGATATGATCTTAAGCTTGGCACTATATCTTTCAAACCTAAGGATTGCTCAAAGGAGTAA